A window of Cohnella herbarum contains these coding sequences:
- a CDS encoding YitT family protein produces the protein MTGSDNPNRSIPTLSSKRAKPKLTPRLRMVFSYFLMLLGSFIVAASFNLFLLPNQIASGGVSGISVILDTLADVPPAYSQWALNIPFFIAGVVVLGRPFAVKTAVGSVVLPLFVLLTSNWTPPTHDPLLGSLYGGLGVGLGLGLVFRGRGSTGGLSVAAQILQRLIGIRIGLAVALLDGLVILSAGLFISLENALYALIGLFATSKTIDLIQTGFENSKAAFIISKHPDLVSNAILHELDRGLTRLHGVGGYTGDDRPVLLAVVGQNEVVRLKLLVRDADPDAFVIITNAAEVLGEGFHDERHL, from the coding sequence ATGACTGGAAGCGATAACCCGAATAGATCCATACCGACATTATCGAGCAAAAGGGCAAAGCCCAAGCTTACGCCGCGTTTGAGGATGGTTTTCAGTTATTTCCTTATGCTGCTCGGAAGCTTCATTGTGGCGGCTAGTTTTAATTTGTTTCTGCTGCCCAATCAGATCGCTTCGGGCGGCGTGTCGGGCATTTCCGTCATTCTCGATACGTTAGCGGACGTTCCCCCTGCTTATTCGCAATGGGCGCTCAATATTCCGTTCTTCATCGCCGGCGTTGTCGTATTGGGCAGGCCGTTCGCGGTTAAGACGGCGGTGGGTTCGGTCGTGCTGCCATTATTCGTATTATTAACCTCTAACTGGACGCCTCCGACCCATGATCCGCTGCTCGGTTCCTTATATGGAGGGCTTGGAGTCGGGCTTGGTCTGGGGCTAGTCTTCCGAGGGAGGGGCTCGACGGGCGGACTGTCCGTGGCGGCTCAGATTCTTCAACGCTTGATCGGGATTCGAATCGGTCTTGCGGTCGCCTTATTGGACGGACTCGTTATTCTCTCCGCAGGATTGTTCATCTCTCTCGAGAATGCGCTGTATGCGCTAATTGGATTATTCGCAACGAGCAAAACGATCGACCTCATCCAAACGGGGTTCGAGAATTCCAAGGCGGCGTTCATTATTTCCAAACATCCGGACTTGGTATCGAACGCGATCTTGCATGAATTAGACCGGGGGCTTACAAGACTGCATGGAGTCGGCGGATATACGGGCGATGACCGTCCCGTCTTGCTGGCGGTGGTCGGACAGAATGAAGTGGTGCGATTGAAGCTGCTTGTCCGGGATGCGGATCCGGATGCATTCGTCATTATTACCAACGCGGCGGAAGTGTTGGGGGAAGGGTTTCATGACGAACGGCATCTATAG
- the argC gene encoding N-acetyl-gamma-glutamyl-phosphate reductase, which yields MNSSSIRAAIVGSTGYGGVELIRLLQSHPKVTVTSVISSSASGTPIAEGFPHLTEIRTDLLDGIDVDLIRSKADVVFLATPHGISMKLVPEFLEAGLKVIDLSGDFRLKSGEVYQQWYKHEPADAELVQRAVYGLAEVYGEQVAKSDFISNPGCFTTTALLGLYPAVKAGWINPDSIIIDAKSGVSGAGRGLSLGAHYSEINENFKAYKINKHQHTPEIEQVLSEAAGRPVITTFTTHLVPMTRGIMCTMYASLTEKRSSADFVELYRQFYEGRKFVRVRQDGKWPATKEVFGTNYCDIGFSVDERTGRITFISVIDNLVKGAAGQAIQNLNLLMNWDETLGLQFTPVYP from the coding sequence ATGAATTCATCTTCAATCCGCGCGGCGATCGTCGGGTCTACCGGCTATGGCGGCGTCGAACTTATTCGTTTACTGCAATCGCATCCTAAAGTCACCGTTACGTCGGTCATTTCCTCCTCCGCTTCGGGCACTCCGATCGCGGAAGGGTTTCCTCATCTGACGGAAATCCGCACGGACCTGCTCGACGGGATCGATGTTGATCTCATCCGTTCGAAGGCGGATGTCGTATTCCTGGCGACGCCGCACGGCATAAGCATGAAGTTGGTTCCCGAGTTTCTCGAAGCGGGACTTAAGGTCATCGATCTATCCGGTGATTTCCGCTTGAAATCGGGCGAAGTGTATCAACAATGGTATAAGCACGAGCCGGCTGACGCGGAACTCGTTCAACGGGCCGTCTATGGGCTTGCAGAAGTATACGGCGAGCAGGTCGCGAAATCCGACTTCATCTCCAATCCCGGCTGCTTCACGACGACCGCGCTGCTCGGACTGTATCCTGCCGTGAAGGCCGGCTGGATCAATCCCGACAGCATCATTATCGATGCCAAATCCGGAGTATCCGGAGCGGGACGAGGCTTGAGTTTAGGCGCTCATTATTCCGAAATCAACGAAAATTTCAAGGCTTACAAAATAAACAAACATCAGCACACCCCCGAAATCGAGCAAGTTTTGTCCGAAGCGGCCGGACGTCCGGTCATTACGACTTTCACGACGCATCTCGTGCCAATGACGAGAGGAATTATGTGCACGATGTACGCGAGCCTCACCGAGAAGCGGTCGAGCGCGGATTTCGTTGAGCTGTATCGTCAATTTTACGAAGGGCGCAAATTCGTCCGCGTGCGTCAGGATGGCAAATGGCCGGCGACGAAGGAAGTATTCGGCACGAACTACTGCGATATCGGCTTCTCGGTCGACGAGAGAACCGGGCGCATTACTTTTATTTCGGTCATCGACAACCTGGTTAAAGGCGCGGCCGGCCAGGCTATTCAGAATTTGAACTTATTGATGAACTGGGACGAGACGCTCGGACTTCAGTTTACCCCGGTTTACCCTTAA
- the prfB gene encoding peptide chain release factor 2 (programmed frameshift) — protein MFELDVSVKQDLRGNAKRLQQLRGSLDLDLKKEQIENYEVKMSDPNFWDDNEKAQTVIGEMNAIKAIVDQFEGLANECQDLLDMLEILEEEADESMATEWSESVTGLTAKVDSFELQLLLNQPYDKLDAILELHPGAGGTESQDWAQMLYRMYTRWAEKRGFKVELLDYLPGDEAGIKSVTILVKGHNAYGYLKAEKGVHRLVRISPFDASGRRHTSFVSCDVVPEINDDIQIEIRTEDLRVDTYRASGAGGQHINKTDSAIRITHLPTGIVVACQTQRSQIQNRDKAMKMLQSKLYELKIQEQQKELAEVRGEQMDIAWGSQIRSYVFHPYSMVKDHRTSVETGNIGAVMDGDLDSFIDGYLRHQIKQEVQ, from the exons ATGTTCGAGCTAGACGTATCCGTTAAGCAAGATCTTCGTGGGAACGCGAAGCGACTTCAGCAACTCAGGGGGTCCCTT GACTTAGATCTGAAGAAAGAACAGATCGAGAACTACGAAGTGAAAATGAGCGATCCGAACTTCTGGGACGACAACGAGAAAGCGCAAACCGTCATCGGCGAGATGAACGCGATCAAAGCGATCGTCGATCAATTCGAGGGTTTGGCGAACGAATGCCAGGACTTGCTGGATATGCTCGAGATTCTTGAAGAAGAAGCGGACGAATCGATGGCGACGGAATGGTCGGAGAGCGTCACGGGGTTAACGGCCAAAGTCGATTCCTTCGAGCTTCAGTTGCTGTTAAACCAACCGTACGACAAACTCGACGCCATCCTGGAGCTGCATCCGGGTGCCGGGGGTACCGAGTCTCAGGATTGGGCGCAAATGTTGTACCGGATGTATACGAGATGGGCCGAGAAGCGCGGCTTCAAGGTTGAACTGCTCGATTATCTTCCGGGCGACGAAGCGGGGATCAAGAGCGTAACGATCCTTGTCAAAGGCCACAACGCCTACGGCTACCTCAAGGCGGAGAAAGGCGTGCACCGACTGGTTAGGATATCTCCGTTCGACGCTTCGGGCAGACGGCATACTTCATTCGTATCTTGCGATGTCGTGCCGGAGATCAATGACGATATCCAGATCGAAATCCGTACCGAGGATTTGCGAGTCGATACGTACCGCGCTAGCGGTGCGGGCGGACAGCACATCAACAAGACGGATTCCGCGATTCGGATTACGCATTTACCGACGGGGATCGTCGTCGCTTGCCAAACGCAGCGTTCGCAGATTCAGAACCGCGATAAGGCGATGAAGATGCTCCAGTCCAAGCTATACGAGCTCAAGATTCAGGAGCAGCAGAAGGAATTGGCCGAGGTTCGTGGAGAACAGATGGATATCGCATGGGGCAGCCAGATCCGCTCCTACGTTTTCCACCCGTACAGCATGGTCAAGGATCACCGTACTTCCGTGGAAACGGGTAATATCGGCGCGGTAATGGACGGCGATCTAGATTCCTTTATCGACGGTTACTTACGTCATCAGATTAAGCAGGAAGTCCAATAA
- the secA gene encoding preprotein translocase subunit SecA has product MLGLVKKIFGDANEREVKRLLKTVEQINGLESSITPLSDDQLRAKTDEFRGRIAKGESLDDILPEAFAVVREASKRTLNMRHFDVQLIGGMVLHHGKIAEMRTGEGKTLVGTLSVYLNALQGEGVHVITVNDYLAQRDSALMGQIYSFLGMTVGCNLHGLSHEEKQAAYACDITYGTNNEFGFDYLRDNMVLYKEQMVQRPLHYAIIDEVDSILVDEARTPLIISGQAQKSTELYYAADRLVSRLTDTEDFTVDIKLRSVALTEAGVTKVERAFNIENLFAHDNVTLNHHVNQALRARYIMKRDVDYVVQEDEVIIVDEFTGRLMAGRRYSEGLHQAIEAKEQLTVQNESMTLATITFQNYFRMYGKLAGMTGTAKTEEEEFKRIYGLDVIQVPTNRPMIRNDIPDVVYKSENGKYRAVVEEIVRRHSTGQPVLVGTVSIENSERISDMLKKKGVAHQVLNAKYHAEEAAIISNAGQYNTVTIATNMAGRGTDIHLGEGVAEVGGLHIMGTERHESRRIDNQLRGRAGRQGDQGSSQFYLSMEDELMRRFGADNIMGMMERLGFDEDSPIESKLISRAIESAQKRVEGNNFDTRRIVLQYDDVINLQREKIYGDRRAILNSDNIRDVITGMIRSVITRAVDSHCSDNDVPEDWDMDSLVTYAHQHFLPEDRLSKDDLWGKEKEEIIEFLVEGVDKLYDEREESIGMETMREFEKVVVLRAVDSKWMDHIDSMDHLRQGIHLRAYGGNDPLREYQFEGHNMFLSMIERIEEEITMYIMRAQVQTTPKREAVAEGQAVDSKAEEAPKKPKTRSASAVGRNDPCPCGSGKKYKLCHGRID; this is encoded by the coding sequence ATGTTGGGACTTGTCAAAAAAATATTCGGAGATGCTAATGAACGTGAGGTGAAACGGCTCCTTAAAACCGTTGAACAGATTAACGGTTTGGAGTCATCAATCACCCCGCTGAGCGACGATCAGCTTCGCGCGAAGACGGATGAATTCCGTGGCCGCATCGCCAAAGGCGAGTCCTTGGATGACATTCTTCCAGAGGCGTTCGCAGTCGTAAGGGAAGCTTCCAAGCGCACGCTGAACATGCGCCATTTCGACGTACAGTTAATCGGGGGCATGGTTCTGCATCACGGCAAGATCGCCGAGATGAGAACCGGTGAAGGGAAGACGCTCGTCGGTACCTTGTCCGTGTACTTAAATGCGCTGCAAGGCGAAGGCGTACACGTTATCACGGTCAACGACTATTTGGCGCAACGCGATAGCGCACTTATGGGACAAATCTATTCCTTCCTTGGCATGACGGTCGGCTGTAACCTTCACGGGCTTTCCCATGAAGAGAAACAAGCCGCTTACGCGTGCGATATTACTTACGGTACGAACAATGAATTCGGGTTCGATTATTTGCGCGATAACATGGTTCTTTATAAGGAACAAATGGTGCAGCGTCCGCTTCACTACGCGATCATCGATGAAGTGGATTCCATTCTCGTCGACGAAGCACGGACTCCGCTCATTATTTCCGGCCAAGCCCAGAAATCGACGGAGCTCTATTACGCCGCCGATCGTTTGGTTAGCCGGCTTACCGATACCGAGGATTTCACAGTCGATATCAAATTGCGCAGCGTAGCCCTAACCGAAGCAGGGGTTACGAAGGTAGAACGCGCTTTTAACATCGAGAACTTATTCGCGCATGACAACGTGACGCTTAACCACCACGTCAATCAAGCGCTACGTGCTAGATATATTATGAAACGCGATGTCGACTACGTCGTTCAAGAAGACGAAGTTATTATCGTCGATGAGTTTACCGGACGTTTGATGGCCGGCCGTCGCTATAGCGAAGGTCTGCATCAAGCGATCGAAGCGAAGGAGCAGCTCACGGTTCAGAACGAGAGCATGACGCTCGCCACGATCACCTTCCAGAACTACTTCCGGATGTACGGCAAGCTTGCCGGCATGACCGGTACTGCGAAAACCGAGGAAGAGGAGTTCAAACGGATCTACGGCTTGGACGTTATCCAAGTGCCGACGAACCGTCCGATGATCCGTAACGACATTCCGGACGTTGTCTACAAGTCCGAGAACGGCAAGTACCGCGCGGTCGTCGAAGAAATCGTAAGACGGCATTCGACGGGACAACCCGTCCTCGTGGGTACCGTATCGATCGAGAATTCCGAGCGCATCTCGGATATGCTTAAGAAAAAAGGCGTCGCTCACCAAGTATTGAACGCCAAGTACCATGCCGAGGAAGCCGCGATTATCTCCAACGCCGGTCAATATAACACCGTTACGATCGCGACCAATATGGCCGGTCGCGGTACGGATATCCATCTTGGAGAGGGCGTAGCCGAAGTCGGCGGCCTTCATATCATGGGAACGGAACGCCACGAATCCCGCCGGATCGATAACCAATTGCGCGGACGCGCGGGTCGCCAAGGGGACCAAGGTTCGTCGCAATTTTATCTGTCGATGGAAGACGAGCTGATGCGCCGTTTCGGAGCGGACAATATTATGGGCATGATGGAGCGCCTCGGTTTCGACGAGGATTCTCCGATCGAGAGCAAGCTGATCTCGCGCGCGATCGAATCCGCGCAGAAGCGCGTCGAAGGCAACAACTTCGACACCCGCCGCATCGTGCTTCAGTACGATGACGTCATCAACCTGCAACGGGAGAAAATCTACGGAGACCGCCGCGCGATCCTGAATTCGGACAACATCCGCGACGTAATTACGGGCATGATTCGTTCCGTCATCACCCGCGCGGTGGACAGCCATTGTTCGGATAACGACGTTCCCGAAGATTGGGATATGGATAGCCTCGTCACTTATGCTCATCAACATTTCTTGCCGGAAGACCGGTTAAGCAAAGATGATCTGTGGGGCAAGGAAAAAGAAGAAATTATCGAGTTTCTCGTCGAGGGAGTCGATAAGCTGTACGATGAGCGCGAAGAATCGATCGGTATGGAAACGATGCGCGAATTCGAGAAGGTCGTCGTTCTCCGCGCCGTAGATAGCAAATGGATGGATCACATCGATTCGATGGATCACCTTCGTCAAGGGATTCATCTCAGGGCGTACGGCGGTAACGATCCGCTTCGCGAATACCAATTCGAAGGACATAACATGTTCCTCTCCATGATCGAACGGATCGAAGAAGAGATCACGATGTACATCATGAGAGCTCAAGTTCAGACGACGCCTAAGCGCGAAGCGGTAGCGGAAGGCCAAGCGGTCGATTCGAAAGCCGAGGAAGCGCCTAAGAAACCTAAGACCCGCAGCGCCAGCGCTGTAGGCCGTAACGATCCGTGCCCATGCGGTAGCGGCAAGAAATACAAATTGTGCCACGGTCGCATAGACTGA